A stretch of DNA from Kazachstania africana CBS 2517 chromosome 3, complete genome:
AAAATCGTCTCTTGGTACATAAAATAATCTAAATAAAATACTATACATAAACTAAGACTGCAGTCAATTACCAAACTATTTCTGTTGTAAAAATATCTGATGTTCatgtttttgaaattcaagaatCATAGTTTGAATTGTTCGGTTGAGGTTCTAGCGTCGAGCAAATTTTCACTACTGCTTCTTTCCTTTTGAGCTGAAATTTAAGCAACATTGGTATATTAGGAAGTTCTCCCTCCATATTGCATTTCATAACTAATGATTTTGTCACAGGTCGACTAATTTAGTAAGTGGCTCCACAAAACCGTTCTTCTAGGTATCCATATCGTAGAAGCCACCTTTTTGTCAGTTTTGCGAATTAAGAGTCAGTAATTAAGCATCAGGACAATATCTGACTAAAAGGAAAGAATTATCTAACGCTAATAGCTTATAAGTTGACGAGTtaaaaaaatctcaaaGGAGACAGCTCTAGTCGATTGAAGTCGCATGACCCTagcaaatttcaattttacgAGCTCTAGTACTAGAATAATCCGTGACAACTGTCTAATCTTTCCTTCTTTAAGCATGGGCTGCAACATGATACTGtattcaaatcttctatTGTGCGATGAGCTAACTAACATTCATTCCCAAACTGTATCTAATGCCTCACCACTTCGACAACATAATGAGCAGCATGATGCAGcatatttgaatgatacAAATGCGAAACTTTGACCACTGAATCGACAACTCACTTATAAATGCTTGTCCTCTTCTTTATTACCATATCACGTTCACGATCTCGAGCAACACGCTGCCTCAAATTTAGTACGCGAACTCAGttaattaaaaaatgattGTTCAAAAAACGTAAACAAACCAAATGATCCTCATCTAGCTTTAGGGCATCTCACCCATATTTTACCATGTTTAGTCAATCAAAGGATGATAATACTCAGAATAATTCCAATCATGGTGTCCCGACAAAAGGGATTTTAAAACAATCCTCCAGTCAAATAACGGatcctttttcttcttttacaATACCCAGTAGCCAGATCAACTTCCCAAGCCAAATAATGAGCCGAACAGAGATTTTggataaaaataatactaCTTCCAGGATAAATACAAGAGATTTACAAAGTAAAGCTAATAGGAGAGTCTCTTTCGCTCCAGATGTTACTTTACATAGTTTTGATTTTGTAGCGGGTTCCACTAAAGCCCCGCCAAGTGGTAAGACAGAGGAAGCTGGCACTATCAACGTCAGTTCTGCGGATAATTTCACCACCATCAatactattgaaaatgatgaaggGTCGGATATGGAACTCACACAGCCAATACCTAAGGATTTGTTGTACACAAAAGAACAGAGAGCTgaagttgatgaaaattcaGAATCAAAGGATAGGAATGGCGGAACTACCAGGACCGTAAGTTCTCAAAATGTAGGGGATCAAACGATGGATTTTACTATGATGAATGAGCGTTTGTCGCCTATTTTACCGTTCAATGATCCTGAAAGATCAGATACTGATAAAAGTAGCAGGGGCGTGCACCAACAGTCAGAGGTCACTAATCAAAAAGCagaggatgaagaatttgagaaaaaaaccTATGCGGTAGTTATACAAGAGGAACCTATGGAGTTTACACAGCTTAATATACATGAGTCATCTGTACAAGATCGGCTTGTATCGACCTTGGATCAAGATTCTGATTTACATAATGATGAGGAGGCTATGGAGCTTACTCAAGTGCAGCCCAACCAGCAGTTGAAGTTTTCTGATGAGGATGGAACAGGCACGCAAATGGAGTTAACAACAGTATTCAATAATACAAAATATGTACCCACCATCACACAGAGGGCTAAAAATACTGGGGTATTAATCGCTAGCGAAAACAAATATTCTAAAATCAATCAAAAGGAAGCTACATTTATACAAGCATTACCAGAACACAATACTACATACGTCCAAAGCGGCAGTAAGAAGCGTCGGTTAAACGACGATGTTACTGATTCGGCGATTGATTTCACATTAAAtatagatgaagaaatggaaCTAACAGGTATGGAAAAAATGTCTCCAGTTAAGCTTAATAAGTACAATGGTACCACAACTGAGCGTTTGAGAACTGAAGAATCGCTAAGTCAAGAATCACAACCCGTTGAAACCATAATTACCACTGAGAAGTACTCTCTAAGACAATTCATAGACGAAATTGGTGCAGAATATAATCCAGATACGAATACATCAAATGCATTGCCCAGTTATATTGAGTTGTCTGGGCTAGAACCATCTGAAACAGATTTCTTTCATACTGGAAAGTTAGTCTTAGCTCTATACGATGAAATTCCAGTACTTCAAATGAACTCTTTCATTAGTAAGGAGTTGTTTCGAATGAATGAGCAGTCAAAACAGTatttagaagattttgaaaagcaACTGAGCTCTTCTAATTCTCAACCTTTTCTgctaaaaaaatatttcacatcAGCAGGAGACGATAAAAAAAGTCTGATACAACAACTTCAAGTAATAATGCTCTTCTCTAAATTGAAAGCTAAAAAATTATGGTTTAATTGGCAATTATCGCAGCTTTCGAACTTAAAAAATGttcttgaagaaaatcttACCCTTTTAATCACAGATTATAAGAAAGTGCAAGATTTATGTGAGGTAGCACTGAAGATTAGGATAAGAACAGAGAATATTCGAGACTTGGTTCAAAAAGAGATAACTCTTTTAAAAGAATCTCCAGATagttcaaatattcaagaattatCATTGGAGAACAAAATCCAACTACAGCgcttcaaaattgaattgaaaaaacaCCAACTAACTGCTGCAAATTTGCCGGAACTACTCAAACAAAAGAGCACATTGAACAATCAAATACAGCAAATCTCAAAGGATATCAAGAAGGTCCTAATTAATCAACAGCTGATAAAGCAGGAAGGAAATGTTTCTATTGCTGAGGGATCAAAAATTGGTGTATTAACTTCGGAAATGGATCTACTACAAAATCTTCTCGGAATTGAAACCCTTAAATTTGAGAAGTCCTTGATGACAGTAAGATTCTCGCACTTTCGTGACGTAGAGATTGTAATAAACTTAGAAAAGAGCAAAGAAACATGTTTCACTGTTGTAGGGCGTATGGAAGAGGCTAGATTTTTTGATCATATAATAAAACGCTTAATAGCGGAAACAGATGCGGACTTTGGTATAGGATATGTATTCCAAATCCTTTTAAATGTCAGAAAACTTGTTCCACTGGTTaagcaattgaaattagttGGTAGATTATATCCTGTTACCATGTTGACTGAGGGTAAACATACGATAatagaaattgaagattaCAACTTTGAGACAAATACAATTGTGCTTTACAGAATTAcgtttgaaaatttcaaaaaaatcgTAAATTCTTCTGACACTAAAGTTGATGTGTTGGCCAAGGTTATACAAGGAAAAGAGACTACTGTAGACGAACTTTATTCACGAATGGCTGTGAAAAATCGAAATGTATTACCTTGGTTTAATGAACTCCGCCTTACTATTCGCATGATATGAAACCATTTCCTTCATATATAAGCATATACTTCCTTTAATCCCTGTGAATCACTACttattcaaaaagataACAACTGTGTATGTTTTCTGTATAATTCATGTCCATATAGCTTGTaatattgatctttttttttggctccgctataaaaaatttttggtcGATCAACAAAAGTTCGATTAAATAActataaaatatcaatcaAAGGAAAACTCATCGAGCTAAAAACAAGTGGCGTCAAGAAACAATTGCCACAGATTGAGAGACAAACAGTACTGGCAATCTTGCAAAGGATATTTGCTTCATTATGTTTAATAGAAGTACAGCAGGCTCGTCTTTATTTGGGAATGCGAATACATCGACCCCAACCTCGGCACCAGCACTAACTAATAATACCCAATTTCCTCAGAAACAGGGTACGTTATTTGGTAACACGAGTGCCAATTTAGGAACCTCCACACCAAGCCCCTCTAATACTCTTTTTGCTAATCCCGGTTCTAATATTAACCAACAAACTACTCAAACTGGAGGAAGTTCATTGGGCAGCAAACCAGCAAATAATAACCTTTTCGGGAATACTGTAGGACAAGCAGGCTCTGCTCCCTCTAGTGGATCCTTGTTTGGTAATTCGACCAGTGCGACTACCGGCGGTTTATTTGGCAAGTCCACTCCAACAGCTCCTGCAGTTGTACCTTCAAACAGTTTGTTCGGAAGCAAACCTACTACTGTTCCAGCCTCAAGTTCAGTTGGTGGAATGTTTGGGAACTCTGGTATAAATGCGGGGGGAAGTACCTTATCATCTGGTAAGCCCACATTAGGAACAAGCTTGTTTGGTTCTTCAAATCCCTCTAATTTGTTCGGTAACAAACAATCTAATACTGCTAATAGTGGACTGTTTGGCAACCCAATTACCGCATTCGGACATCAAACTAATACTATGGAGGCGCAAATGAATTCTAATCCTTATGGACTCAACGTAAATAATGTAACAACAAATGTATCTAATATGCCATCATCCATAACTGAAAATATCAGCAAAAAGACGGTCACGAACTCTGAATCTCTTTCTGTGACGTCAATCCCTTCCAGTGACACAAAAAGATCTTTCTCCTTCTCGTCAGTAGCTTCCAACAACATTGCATCGCCTCCTGTTTCCGTCGTTTCACATTCCAGtttattcaatgatttgAGATCACGACTAAACTCTGGTATGGATACTTCTGTGAAGGGcatcttttcttcatcgCATACACCTTGGGAAGGGGCGGAACATAATTCTTCTGCTTTGAATGGCAGTACTTCTAATGACTTTTCTTTCACCGTGGCaaataaaaacaaatcTGTGAAGGATTTATCCTCCTTCTCTAATAGCAAGGGTGTGACGGAGCTGCGtagattgaaaattgaCTCTGACAGAAGTGCTGCCAAGAAGCTGAAACTACTTTCAGGTAAGTCGGTTCCTACAAAAGAACAAACGCCCGAATCTCACAGGAATGAGGTGGAAGAAGGTAATGACATTAAAGGTGTTGAAAATACACCAATAATCGTGGAGGACGAAAAGGGTGACAAggaggaagaaaatatagaaGAACAAGGACAAGATTATGATGAGAAGAGTTCATTAAACTACTGGTGTTCCCCATCCCCAGAGCAATTAGTCAGTTTATCAATAAAGCAGCTAACAGCAGTCccaaattttgttgttggtAGAAAGGGTTATGGTTGTATTACTTTCAATTATGATGTTGATCTTACTCCTTTTGCTaatgatattaaaaagGAACTTTTTCATAATGTTATAGTTTTCCGCACACCAAGAACAGTTGAAGTTTATCCTGAAGGATCTATAAAGCCACCTGTTGGCTATGGATTGAATGTTCCGGCGACAATCACCCTAGAAAATGTTTATCCTGTTGATAAAAAAACAAAGCAACCTATCACAGACGATTCCAAGATAGAAGAGatacaattttttgttaGAAAATTAAAGGGTATGAGAGATATGGAATATATCTCATACAACCCTTTCGGCGGTATTTGGACCTTTAGAGTTGATCACTTCAGTGTTTGGGGTTTGgttaatgatgaagatattgaaatagaCGAGGATGAAGTACATGCTGCTGATAGAGAGGAAATTGATATGGCCAATAGTACAGAGGCAAAGTTATTGGCATTGCAACAGAAAAGCTTTTCGGAATCTGCAGAAGCTGTGGATGACTATGACAGTCTtattgttgaagaaaagcAATACGAACCTGATGTAAATGAGGAAGACTTCGAGGCTTTACAAGTGGATCCTTCCTTGGATATATCAGATGATTGGGTTGAGCAATTGAGACTAGCAGGGTCCTCCTTACATTCTGTTTTTGCGCAATCTACTGCTACTATAAAACCAGACGCTGATGAAAGGGCTCTTCTCTTTTCTAAgtttaatgaagatttggaaattgagaaaaagaTCAGGAAGGAAAGAAGGTTAACTAGTAAATATACTTTTGCAAAATTCGATCAAGATTCTTCTTTACTTctcaagaaaattgaaaaggataCAGGGACTGAAGTCGTGAGATTACCAGTCAAACTGGAGAGTAGGTTGGTTCTTCATAAGGAAGCATTTGATAAGCGCATGAAGTTAGCTGCTATCGATCCTAGGAAGGCAAACTCATATCCAAAAGTGGTCAAGGACCTGTTAAAATTCAGTGACGTTTTACCAGCAATCGCTGAAGATCCTGAGCTTATAGAGATTTGGAAGCTTTGTTCCACCCTATTTGATCCTGTTGAATTATCCCATCATATTACGAACACTGTTACTAAAGAAACTCTCACCAAAAATAGAAGATATGACTTGTTATGCGAATGGCTGATAAACCAGATCAAGGATGAGATTCATTCTAAGATAAATGGAACTGCAGACTTATTAGACAAAGTATTTTTATACTTAATGGTAAATGATATTCCATCCGCGACAAAAATAGCAATTGACTCGCAGAATGGTCACTTGGCCATCTTACTTACCTTCTTGGGATCTAACGATCCTCGTGTACGTGATTTGGCTTCCTTACAACTAACGACATGGAGAAGGACGGGTCAAAAAGTTGATTTGCAAATTTCTCGGATATACCAGCTGTTAAGCGGTTCTATCTTTGAAGGGGATTATGCTTTTTCAAACATGGTTGGTGAATTCAGTTGGCTGGcagttttttcattagGGTTGCTATATGGTAAGATTGATGAGAATtctttagaaaatttagTTGCATCTGAATTATCGTTAgttgaaaaacaaaataatgactTAGTCTATGCTATTTTACAATTATTCAGTACACCTAAGGTAACCGAAGCATTAATCAGAGATATCCAGTTTATGGATATTCAGTTTTCATGGtattttgttcaaataCTAAAATTCAATGCAGTTCGTGAATTTTCTAACGAATTGTGTGACAGAATCACATTGAGTTTCCTTGAACAACTGAAAAGTGAAGAATTGTACGATCAAGCTCTATTCGTGGGCTGTTACCTAGTTGATGATGCAGTGGCTAAACAGCAAATCGATTTATTGATATACTCCAATATTTCATCTTATTGTAAACAGTCTAGTCAAATTTACAGAGAGTTACAAATTCCAGAAAAGGTCGTATATCATGCACAAGCATTAATGAACAAGTATGATGGAGATCACTTTTCAGAAGTTCAGAATTTATTACATGCACGCCTTTTCAAAGAAGCAGAGCGTGTTTTTACAAGTGTGGTAGGTCcgaaattgattttatcatataatcattcaaaaaagaatgaTGATTTGTCAAAACTACTTTCCATTCTATCACAATTTCCTCAGCAGAATATAGATAATTGGAAAACAGGTCTTGGAGTGTTTGAAGACTACGCCAAACTTGTCATGCATGATGGTGGTAATAAGGAAAAgtttcaagattttgaacagaatttgaagatattgcTAGAGAATAACAAGCATTTCAAAGCCATCCCTGCATGTTGTAATATAATGTCCAAAAAGATGAAGGGTTAGCCTTTTTAGttaaaataaatatctAAGTATACTACTATACAAGACAATTATAAAGTAACGTATGGTCTGCAAGtcacattttttttttcctatGAGGGAGATGTCCTCCGATGGGTTTGGTTTAGTCATCTAAAGTACTGGAAAAGCAAACAAAGCattaaattttaaataacaatatatatacctTTCGTACATTTAAACCTGTTATCTGGCTTTTCATGCCCTCATTTTGTCAATGTCATCTTCAAGCTGCTTATTTaatgtttcaaaaaatcctaatttgaataaaaacTCAAATAATATGAAATAAGGAGCTAGAACCAAACTTTGAACCAAATTATCCAAAACGGCCGGTTTTTTATGCTCAAAAAAACCATGCCCTATGAATTGGACTACCCAACCTAACGCAAAAAGCCCCAAAGATTCTGTAATAGATATTTGCACCCAATTTTTGTCTAAGCACAGATTGATCATCAGTAATAAGCTCGAAGCCAATAACCCCGTAGGTAGATAAAGTAGACAATAAAATGACCCATATAATACCGACATTAAATGTGTCAACGTTACTGCCTTGTAGAGTTTTATATGATGGAGAATAGCACATCCTGAAAAGAGAATAATTGGAACGAAGATGGAGTGGATGAGGACATTTATCCTATCGCTatgataatatttataGAAGCTCAACTGAGAACgcaaattgaa
This window harbors:
- the SPC105 gene encoding kinetochore-microtubule binding complex subunit SPC105 (similar to Saccharomyces cerevisiae SPC105 (YGL093W); ancestral locus Anc_6.179), giving the protein MFSQSKDDNTQNNSNHGVPTKGILKQSSSQITDPFSSFTIPSSQINFPSQIMSRTEILDKNNTTSRINTRDLQSKANRRVSFAPDVTLHSFDFVAGSTKAPPSGKTEEAGTINVSSADNFTTINTIENDEGSDMELTQPIPKDLLYTKEQRAEVDENSESKDRNGGTTRTVSSQNVGDQTMDFTMMNERLSPILPFNDPERSDTDKSSRGVHQQSEVTNQKAEDEEFEKKTYAVVIQEEPMEFTQLNIHESSVQDRLVSTLDQDSDLHNDEEAMELTQVQPNQQLKFSDEDGTGTQMELTTVFNNTKYVPTITQRAKNTGVLIASENKYSKINQKEATFIQALPEHNTTYVQSGSKKRRLNDDVTDSAIDFTLNIDEEMELTGMEKMSPVKLNKYNGTTTERLRTEESLSQESQPVETIITTEKYSLRQFIDEIGAEYNPDTNTSNALPSYIELSGLEPSETDFFHTGKLVLALYDEIPVLQMNSFISKELFRMNEQSKQYLEDFEKQLSSSNSQPFLLKKYFTSAGDDKKSLIQQLQVIMLFSKLKAKKLWFNWQLSQLSNLKNVLEENLTLLITDYKKVQDLCEVALKIRIRTENIRDLVQKEITLLKESPDSSNIQELSLENKIQLQRFKIELKKHQLTAANLPELLKQKSTLNNQIQQISKDIKKVLINQQLIKQEGNVSIAEGSKIGVLTSEMDLLQNLLGIETLKFEKSLMTVRFSHFRDVEIVINLEKSKETCFTVVGRMEEARFFDHIIKRLIAETDADFGIGYVFQILLNVRKLVPLVKQLKLVGRLYPVTMLTEGKHTIIEIEDYNFETNTIVLYRITFENFKKIVNSSDTKVDVLAKVIQGKETTVDELYSRMAVKNRNVLPWFNELRLTIRMI
- the MPO1 gene encoding 2-hydroxy-palmitic acid dioxygenase MPO1 (similar to Saccharomyces cerevisiae YGL010W; ancestral locus Anc_4.109), which gives rise to MSEELFNLRSQLSFYKYYHSDRINVLIHSIFVPIILFSGCAILHHIKLYKAVTLTHLMSVLYGSFYCLLYLPTGLLASSLLLMINLCLDKNWVQISITESLGLFALGWVVQFIGHGFFEHKKPAVLDNLVQSLVLAPYFILFEFLFKLGFFETLNKQLEDDIDKMRA
- the NUP145 gene encoding nucleocytoplasmic transporter NUP145 (similar to Saccharomyces cerevisiae NUP145 (YGL092W); ancestral locus Anc_6.180), whose translation is MFNRSTAGSSLFGNANTSTPTSAPALTNNTQFPQKQGTLFGNTSANLGTSTPSPSNTLFANPGSNINQQTTQTGGSSLGSKPANNNLFGNTVGQAGSAPSSGSLFGNSTSATTGGLFGKSTPTAPAVVPSNSLFGSKPTTVPASSSVGGMFGNSGINAGGSTLSSGKPTLGTSLFGSSNPSNLFGNKQSNTANSGLFGNPITAFGHQTNTMEAQMNSNPYGLNVNNVTTNVSNMPSSITENISKKTVTNSESLSVTSIPSSDTKRSFSFSSVASNNIASPPVSVVSHSSLFNDLRSRLNSGMDTSVKGIFSSSHTPWEGAEHNSSALNGSTSNDFSFTVANKNKSVKDLSSFSNSKGVTELRRLKIDSDRSAAKKLKLLSGKSVPTKEQTPESHRNEVEEGNDIKGVENTPIIVEDEKGDKEEENIEEQGQDYDEKSSLNYWCSPSPEQLVSLSIKQLTAVPNFVVGRKGYGCITFNYDVDLTPFANDIKKELFHNVIVFRTPRTVEVYPEGSIKPPVGYGLNVPATITLENVYPVDKKTKQPITDDSKIEEIQFFVRKLKGMRDMEYISYNPFGGIWTFRVDHFSVWGLVNDEDIEIDEDEVHAADREEIDMANSTEAKLLALQQKSFSESAEAVDDYDSLIVEEKQYEPDVNEEDFEALQVDPSLDISDDWVEQLRLAGSSLHSVFAQSTATIKPDADERALLFSKFNEDLEIEKKIRKERRLTSKYTFAKFDQDSSLLLKKIEKDTGTEVVRLPVKLESRLVLHKEAFDKRMKLAAIDPRKANSYPKVVKDLLKFSDVLPAIAEDPELIEIWKLCSTLFDPVELSHHITNTVTKETLTKNRRYDLLCEWLINQIKDEIHSKINGTADLLDKVFLYLMVNDIPSATKIAIDSQNGHLAILLTFLGSNDPRVRDLASLQLTTWRRTGQKVDLQISRIYQLLSGSIFEGDYAFSNMVGEFSWLAVFSLGLLYGKIDENSLENLVASELSLVEKQNNDLVYAILQLFSTPKVTEALIRDIQFMDIQFSWYFVQILKFNAVREFSNELCDRITLSFLEQLKSEELYDQALFVGCYLVDDAVAKQQIDLLIYSNISSYCKQSSQIYRELQIPEKVVYHAQALMNKYDGDHFSEVQNLLHARLFKEAERVFTSVVGPKLILSYNHSKKNDDLSKLLSILSQFPQQNIDNWKTGLGVFEDYAKLVMHDGGNKEKFQDFEQNLKILLENNKHFKAIPACCNIMSKKMKG